One Echinicola strongylocentroti DNA window includes the following coding sequences:
- the ispG gene encoding (E)-4-hydroxy-3-methylbut-2-enyl-diphosphate synthase: MDSKETISNTKYCDSLTSYSRRKTIPVKIGDVVIGGENPIVVQSMTTKDTMDTEGSIEECIRMIDSGCELIRITAPSIKEAENLRHIKEGLAQRGYHVPLVADIHFTPNAAEIAARIVEKVRINPGNYADKKKFEEIEYTDESYQAELERIRERFLPLVKICKEHGTAMRIGTNHGSLSDRIMSRYGDTPLGMVESALEFLRICDEENYHDIVISMKSSNTQVMVQAYRLLVQKLDEGGFKPYPLHLGVTEAGDGEDGRVKSAVGIGTLLEDGLGDTVRVSLTEDPELEAPVARALIDRYAKRPGHDAITPIDEYPLNPYEYEKRESVEVFNFGGSNVPRVITDISRVESITEKELKNVGHFYLPELDKWKMNDVGCDFVYSGENPISFMLPNGLKEIVDVAKWQVLEDHHNKFPAFTLAELEDADELHRTLNFLKLKDTEVEQAIPVLEGRADLVIILHSDNKHNMPALRRAYITLINAGVQLPVVSEAGYKEQDADQTMLYAATDLGGLLIDGLGDGVMLGLEEKASPDRAALMDTIKLHNSVSFGVLQAARTRMSKTEYISCPSCGRTLFDLQETTAMIRKRTDHLKGVKIGIMGCIVNGPGEMADADYGYVGSGKGKITLYKGKEVVKRAVPSEHAVDELINIIREDGQWIEPEAVE; encoded by the coding sequence ATGGACAGCAAAGAAACCATTTCGAATACCAAATATTGCGATAGCTTGACCAGCTATTCCCGCAGGAAGACCATCCCGGTAAAGATCGGTGATGTGGTCATCGGAGGGGAAAACCCAATCGTGGTCCAGTCTATGACCACCAAGGATACCATGGATACAGAAGGCTCTATCGAAGAGTGTATCCGTATGATCGATAGTGGCTGTGAACTCATTCGCATCACAGCGCCTAGCATCAAGGAAGCCGAAAACCTTCGCCACATCAAAGAAGGGCTGGCCCAGAGAGGCTATCATGTGCCCTTGGTAGCGGATATCCACTTTACGCCAAATGCTGCTGAAATTGCGGCGAGGATAGTGGAGAAAGTACGGATCAATCCCGGTAATTATGCAGACAAAAAGAAGTTTGAGGAAATCGAATATACCGATGAAAGCTACCAGGCTGAGCTGGAGCGGATCCGTGAGCGTTTTTTGCCCTTGGTAAAAATCTGCAAGGAACACGGCACAGCTATGCGGATCGGTACCAACCATGGCTCGCTGTCCGATCGGATCATGAGCCGTTATGGAGATACACCTTTGGGAATGGTCGAGTCTGCACTGGAGTTTTTGAGGATTTGCGACGAAGAAAACTACCATGATATTGTCATTTCCATGAAATCCTCCAATACCCAAGTAATGGTGCAGGCGTACCGTTTATTGGTGCAGAAGCTGGATGAAGGAGGCTTCAAGCCTTATCCGCTCCATCTTGGTGTCACGGAAGCCGGTGATGGGGAAGACGGTCGGGTAAAGTCAGCCGTGGGGATAGGGACGCTCTTGGAAGATGGCTTGGGCGATACCGTACGTGTGTCCCTGACAGAAGACCCGGAACTGGAAGCGCCGGTGGCACGGGCATTGATCGACCGCTATGCCAAACGCCCTGGGCATGATGCCATAACGCCAATTGATGAATATCCGCTTAACCCTTATGAATATGAAAAAAGGGAGAGCGTGGAGGTCTTTAATTTTGGAGGATCAAATGTTCCCCGTGTCATTACTGACATTTCCCGTGTGGAGAGTATCACGGAAAAAGAACTGAAGAACGTCGGTCATTTCTACCTGCCGGAACTGGACAAGTGGAAGATGAATGATGTAGGCTGTGATTTCGTTTATTCAGGTGAAAACCCCATCTCATTCATGCTGCCCAATGGCCTGAAGGAGATTGTCGATGTAGCAAAGTGGCAGGTCTTGGAAGACCACCATAACAAGTTTCCTGCGTTTACTTTGGCAGAACTGGAAGATGCTGACGAGCTGCATAGGACGTTGAACTTTCTGAAACTGAAAGATACAGAGGTGGAGCAGGCCATTCCGGTATTGGAAGGGCGAGCGGACCTCGTAATCATACTTCACAGCGATAATAAGCACAATATGCCGGCGTTAAGGCGGGCTTACATTACTTTGATCAATGCTGGTGTCCAGCTGCCCGTGGTGTCTGAAGCGGGCTATAAGGAACAAGACGCCGATCAGACCATGCTCTATGCCGCCACTGATCTGGGAGGATTGCTGATTGATGGCCTGGGAGATGGAGTGATGCTTGGGCTGGAAGAGAAGGCGTCTCCAGACCGTGCCGCACTGATGGATACAATCAAGCTCCATAATTCGGTGAGTTTTGGCGTGCTCCAAGCAGCGAGGACCCGGATGTCCAAGACGGAATACATTTCCTGTCCATCTTGTGGGCGGACGTTGTTTGACCTTCAGGAAACTACAGCGATGATCCGTAAAAGGACCGACCATCTGAAAGGCGTGAAGATTGGAATCATGGGCTGTATCGTTAACGGCCCTGGTGAAATGGCCGATGCGGACTATGGATATGTGGGTTCCGGTAAAGGAAAAATCACCCTTTACAAAGGAAAGGAAGTGGTCAAAAGAGCCGTTCCTTCCGAACATGCCGTGGACGAGCTGATCAATATCATCCGTGAAGACGGACAGTGGATTGAACCCGAAGCGGTGGAGTAG
- a CDS encoding DUF6728 family protein, whose translation MADNKFKEFFQLGEVGNYFVRVFKKPDPNQKSNFNLRMMHGINKISILVFLAALIIWIVRRLM comes from the coding sequence ATGGCCGATAATAAATTCAAGGAATTCTTTCAGTTGGGTGAAGTAGGAAACTACTTTGTCAGGGTGTTCAAAAAGCCAGATCCCAACCAAAAATCCAATTTTAACCTTCGGATGATGCACGGGATCAACAAGATATCGATCTTGGTGTTTTTGGCAGCGCTGATCATCTGGATTGTGCGAAGATTAATGTAG
- a CDS encoding MmcQ/YjbR family DNA-binding protein: protein MDIVFFRDYCLKKAGVTEDTPFGPDTLVFKVGGKLFALIDIEKFESVNLKCNPERAVELREEFTGIIPGYHMNKKHWNTVSFGGAVPDPLILELVDHSYELVFQSLPKKLQNEIAG from the coding sequence ATGGATATCGTATTTTTCAGGGATTATTGCCTCAAAAAAGCCGGGGTGACGGAGGATACCCCTTTTGGGCCGGATACGCTTGTTTTTAAAGTGGGCGGTAAACTATTTGCCCTGATCGATATTGAGAAGTTTGAGAGTGTCAACCTGAAATGTAACCCTGAACGGGCAGTGGAGCTACGGGAGGAATTTACGGGAATCATTCCCGGTTACCATATGAATAAAAAGCACTGGAATACGGTGTCCTTTGGTGGTGCTGTTCCCGATCCGTTGATCTTGGAACTAGTAGACCATTCTTATGAGCTGGTGTTCCAAAGTTTGCCCAAGAAACTCCAAAACGAAATTGCAGGATGA
- a CDS encoding ABC transporter ATP-binding protein, giving the protein MSYLKVSEVSKRYDEQNVALEKFSLQVQRGGVVSMVGESGSGKSSLLRIIAGLEVQSAGVVHLGDQKILNPEQKLVPGYDEIQLIHQEYKLYPNSTVEENIARPLLLYDKDYQRERTEEILELLSLGDFRDKKPRQLSGGQQQKVAIGRALSIEPEVLLLDEPFSSLDVIQKRELIEELKVIFDSLEVTVIFVTHDVDDALLMSEELLIIQKGKLVQHGNVREIFWKPANEYVARLFGYLNPVPGKKGAYVRPSEVRLTAENGLKANVVKQQFLLHYNLLTVKLADSGALWKVDDPSRALEVGSEVFLDYQKEQLIQF; this is encoded by the coding sequence ATGAGCTATCTCAAGGTGAGTGAGGTGAGTAAGCGCTACGACGAGCAAAACGTGGCCCTGGAAAAATTTAGCCTACAGGTACAGCGTGGCGGCGTAGTATCCATGGTGGGTGAAAGCGGCTCTGGCAAAAGCTCCCTGCTTCGGATCATAGCCGGACTGGAAGTACAGAGTGCAGGTGTCGTCCACTTGGGAGACCAAAAAATCCTTAATCCAGAACAAAAGCTGGTGCCTGGCTACGATGAGATTCAGCTCATCCATCAGGAATATAAGCTTTACCCCAACTCCACGGTCGAGGAGAATATCGCTCGTCCCTTGCTTTTATATGATAAGGATTATCAGCGGGAGCGTACCGAAGAGATTTTGGAGTTATTGTCCCTGGGAGACTTTAGGGATAAAAAGCCACGGCAGCTTTCCGGTGGTCAGCAGCAGAAGGTCGCCATCGGCAGGGCGCTGAGCATAGAGCCAGAAGTGCTCCTCCTGGATGAGCCGTTCAGTAGCTTGGATGTTATCCAAAAACGTGAACTGATCGAAGAACTGAAAGTGATTTTTGACTCCCTTGAAGTGACCGTAATTTTTGTGACCCATGATGTGGATGATGCCTTGCTGATGAGTGAAGAGCTCCTAATTATCCAAAAGGGAAAACTCGTGCAGCATGGGAATGTCAGGGAGATTTTTTGGAAGCCAGCCAACGAGTATGTAGCACGGCTGTTTGGGTATTTGAACCCGGTTCCGGGCAAGAAAGGAGCGTATGTGCGTCCGTCAGAGGTGAGGCTTACTGCAGAAAATGGCCTTAAAGCCAACGTGGTCAAACAACAATTTCTGCTTCATTATAACCTGTTGACAGTGAAGCTAGCGGATTCCGGTGCGCTTTGGAAAGTCGATGATCCGAGCAGGGCCTTAGAAGTAGGTAGTGAGGTTTTTTTGGACTATCAAAAAGAACAACTCATCCAGTTTTGA
- a CDS encoding FKBP-type peptidyl-prolyl cis-trans isomerase, producing the protein MEISNNTVVGLTYELKVSSVDEESAPFSVEVRDEEDPFYFIFGGSDLPEKFEAYLANKKQGDNFSFTLEVDEAYGQADDELIVDISKDQLTEDRGFKPEMLQEGNFLPLVDEEGYPMQAKVLKDLGDQLLLDFNHPLVNFRLHFDGEVKEVRKATEEELNHGHVHGINGHQH; encoded by the coding sequence ATGGAAATATCCAACAACACCGTAGTCGGCCTTACCTATGAACTAAAAGTAAGCAGTGTGGATGAGGAGTCAGCACCCTTCAGTGTGGAAGTGAGAGATGAGGAAGATCCTTTTTATTTCATCTTTGGCGGGAGTGATTTGCCAGAGAAATTCGAAGCTTATCTGGCCAATAAAAAACAAGGTGACAATTTCAGTTTCACCCTAGAAGTGGACGAAGCTTATGGACAGGCAGATGATGAACTGATTGTGGATATCTCCAAGGATCAACTTACTGAAGATAGGGGATTCAAACCTGAAATGCTCCAAGAAGGGAATTTCCTCCCACTCGTGGATGAAGAGGGCTATCCCATGCAGGCCAAAGTCCTGAAAGACCTCGGAGATCAGTTACTTTTAGACTTCAACCACCCCTTGGTGAACTTCAGGCTTCATTTTGATGGTGAAGTAAAAGAAGTCCGTAAAGCCACGGAAGAAGAGCTGAATCACGGCCACGTACATGGCATAAATGGCCACCAACACTGA
- the leuS gene encoding leucine--tRNA ligase, translating into MADYNFQEIEKKWQERWEASQLFNAKIDPQRPKFYSLDMFPYPSGAGLHVGHPLGYIASDIVTRFKRLQGYNVLHPMGYDSFGLPAEQYAIQTGQHPAITTEQNIKRYTEQLKNIGFAFDWDKEVRTSDPSYYKWTQWIFMQLFNSYYDKTEDKAKDINDLISTFEKEGNANVKAVCDEDVQLFTASEWKGYSEKEQQQTLLQYRLTYLAETTVNWCPALGTVLSNDEVKDGFSERGGHPVERKKMMQWSMRITAYAERLLNDLEKVDWPEPIKEMQRNWIGRSVGAEMVFQVKDKAQQIKVFTTRIDTIYGVTYLALAPESELAAELITDDQREEAEAYIQVAKNRSERDRMSDVKTISGAFTGSYAINPFNGEEIPVWIADYVLAGYGTGAVMAVPAHDERDYNFANHFGLEVRQVLEGSMENGSFPGRDGIAMNSGFLDGLVMKDAMEKAIAFLEEKKIGKGKIQYRMRDAIFTRQRYWGEPLPVYFKDGIPYLVDEKDLPVVLPEVDKYLPTEDGEPPLGRASDWSYKTDGEEYPLELSTMPGWAGSSWYFLRYMDPQNNTEFVNKEAQQYWEAVDLYIGGAEHATGHLLYSRFWTKFLYDRGLVTIVEPFKKMINQGMIQGRSNFVYRIKGTNKFVSQGLRKDHDTAAMHVDVNIVHNDQLDLDKFKAWRPDLADAEFILEDGKYICGAEVEKMSKSKYNVVNPDDIIERYGADTLRLYEMFLGPLEQFKPWNTNGIDGVSKFLKKLWRLYHDKNGNFSISDAQPTKDELKALHKTIKKTEEDMNNYSFNTSVSSFMICVNELSAMKCNKKDILEPLVIIISPYAPHIAEELWSLMGNDRSVVEAAFPTFNEEYLTEDAHEYPISINGKMRVKLPISLSLSKEEIEKTALADANVQKWLDGKTPKKIIVVPGKIVNIVV; encoded by the coding sequence ATGGCTGATTACAATTTTCAAGAAATCGAAAAAAAATGGCAAGAGAGGTGGGAAGCATCCCAGCTTTTCAATGCCAAAATAGACCCACAAAGACCTAAATTCTACAGTCTGGACATGTTCCCTTACCCTTCCGGAGCGGGCTTGCACGTAGGGCATCCGTTGGGATATATTGCTTCGGACATTGTCACGCGCTTCAAGCGGCTGCAAGGGTACAATGTCCTCCACCCCATGGGCTACGACTCCTTTGGGCTTCCGGCGGAGCAATACGCCATCCAGACTGGCCAGCACCCAGCCATCACTACAGAACAAAATATCAAACGCTATACTGAGCAACTTAAAAATATTGGCTTTGCCTTTGACTGGGACAAAGAGGTGAGGACCTCAGATCCATCTTACTATAAATGGACCCAGTGGATTTTCATGCAGTTGTTCAACAGCTACTATGACAAAACCGAGGACAAGGCCAAGGACATCAACGACCTGATCAGCACCTTCGAAAAGGAAGGCAACGCCAATGTCAAGGCAGTATGTGATGAGGACGTTCAGCTCTTTACCGCTAGTGAGTGGAAGGGATATTCTGAGAAAGAACAGCAGCAAACCCTGCTCCAATATCGCCTGACCTATCTTGCCGAAACCACCGTAAACTGGTGCCCGGCCCTAGGAACGGTACTTTCCAATGATGAAGTCAAAGACGGTTTCTCCGAACGTGGAGGACATCCCGTAGAGCGCAAAAAAATGATGCAGTGGAGCATGCGCATCACCGCCTATGCAGAGCGACTGCTCAATGACCTCGAAAAGGTGGACTGGCCAGAACCGATCAAAGAAATGCAGCGCAACTGGATCGGACGGTCAGTAGGTGCCGAAATGGTCTTTCAGGTAAAGGATAAAGCACAGCAAATCAAAGTCTTCACCACGCGTATCGACACCATTTATGGAGTGACGTACCTGGCATTGGCTCCTGAAAGTGAGCTGGCAGCGGAACTGATCACCGACGATCAACGTGAAGAAGCGGAAGCCTACATCCAAGTGGCCAAAAACCGCTCCGAAAGGGACCGCATGAGCGATGTCAAGACCATCTCAGGTGCCTTCACCGGCAGCTACGCCATCAACCCGTTTAACGGTGAAGAGATTCCTGTTTGGATAGCCGATTATGTTTTAGCCGGCTATGGTACAGGAGCCGTAATGGCCGTCCCCGCCCACGATGAGCGTGACTATAACTTTGCTAACCACTTCGGACTGGAAGTCCGTCAGGTACTGGAAGGCAGTATGGAAAACGGTTCTTTCCCTGGAAGGGATGGTATCGCCATGAACTCTGGCTTCCTCGACGGATTGGTCATGAAAGACGCCATGGAAAAGGCCATTGCCTTTCTCGAAGAAAAGAAAATAGGCAAAGGAAAAATCCAATACAGGATGCGCGATGCCATCTTCACCAGACAACGCTACTGGGGAGAACCACTTCCGGTGTATTTCAAAGACGGCATTCCTTATCTAGTGGACGAAAAGGACCTTCCTGTAGTCCTTCCTGAAGTCGACAAATACCTGCCTACCGAAGACGGTGAGCCGCCATTGGGACGGGCCAGTGACTGGAGCTATAAAACCGACGGAGAAGAATACCCTCTTGAGCTCAGCACCATGCCGGGCTGGGCTGGTTCCTCTTGGTACTTCCTTCGCTACATGGATCCCCAAAACAACACGGAATTTGTCAACAAAGAAGCCCAGCAGTATTGGGAAGCAGTGGACTTATATATCGGCGGGGCGGAACACGCCACAGGCCACTTGCTTTACAGCCGCTTCTGGACCAAATTCCTTTATGACAGGGGGCTGGTGACAATTGTCGAGCCTTTCAAGAAAATGATCAACCAAGGAATGATCCAAGGGCGGTCCAATTTTGTGTACAGAATCAAGGGCACCAATAAATTTGTAAGCCAAGGCCTTCGCAAAGACCATGACACAGCAGCCATGCACGTGGACGTAAACATTGTCCACAACGATCAGCTGGACCTGGACAAATTCAAAGCCTGGCGACCGGATTTGGCAGATGCTGAATTTATACTGGAAGACGGCAAGTACATCTGCGGTGCAGAAGTCGAGAAAATGTCCAAGTCCAAATACAATGTGGTCAACCCTGACGACATCATCGAACGTTATGGCGCGGACACTCTTCGACTATATGAAATGTTCTTGGGGCCATTGGAGCAATTCAAACCTTGGAACACCAATGGTATCGACGGCGTATCCAAGTTCCTTAAAAAGCTCTGGAGATTATACCATGACAAAAACGGTAACTTCTCCATATCTGACGCCCAGCCAACCAAGGATGAGCTAAAAGCCCTACACAAAACCATCAAGAAAACGGAGGAAGACATGAACAATTATTCGTTCAACACCTCTGTGTCCAGCTTTATGATTTGTGTGAATGAGCTTTCTGCCATGAAGTGCAATAAAAAGGATATTCTCGAACCATTGGTCATTATCATCTCACCTTATGCGCCACACATTGCCGAAGAGCTGTGGTCGCTCATGGGGAATGACCGATCTGTCGTGGAAGCTGCCTTCCCTACATTCAATGAAGAATACCTTACCGAAGATGCACATGAATATCCTATCTCCATCAACGGTAAGATGAGGGTAAAACTTCCTATTTCCCTCAGCCTTAGTAAAGAGGAAATTGAAAAAACAGCACTAGCAGATGCCAATGTACAAAAGTGGCTGGATGGCAAAACACCTAAAAAAATCATCGTAGTACCGGGCAAAATCGTCAATATCGTGGTTTAA
- a CDS encoding outer membrane beta-barrel protein yields the protein MRYILFLLFLAITAQGTHAQSFNRFKFEEPWSFGVGGGVTQYFGELYSLWKYHEGVQPDFNVSINARRTIGTNTRLRVEASYIQMSGKDYPSDPRAFRYPRDLHFRARNFEMAFMAEYHWKPVKLYNITRHFLNWYVFAGVGATTNTPKAQLDGEWYNLRPLALENNEYPAVAMVFPMGLGMKYKLNVYMDLFIEGNYRFTLTDYLDDISAYNIKDSYLSLLASYVDNGEGPMPERLRLAVRNPKYLDDNGLPDTEKIRNAVYFDKNGEFQHEIRRGSGLDHRYDGYFTFNVGVEIYFSQDIWENWLRRGRTKKRSWRFW from the coding sequence ATGAGATACATACTCTTTCTACTGTTTTTGGCAATAACCGCCCAAGGCACGCATGCCCAAAGCTTTAACCGCTTCAAATTTGAAGAGCCTTGGTCTTTCGGTGTAGGAGGCGGTGTCACGCAGTATTTTGGCGAATTATATTCTCTCTGGAAGTACCATGAAGGTGTCCAGCCAGACTTTAATGTATCCATCAATGCGCGGAGGACCATTGGCACCAATACCCGGCTTCGTGTGGAAGCCTCTTACATCCAAATGTCCGGAAAAGACTACCCTTCTGATCCTCGTGCTTTCCGTTACCCACGGGACTTACATTTTAGGGCGCGAAATTTTGAAATGGCCTTTATGGCAGAATACCACTGGAAACCTGTCAAACTGTACAATATCACCCGACACTTTCTGAACTGGTATGTCTTTGCTGGGGTAGGTGCCACTACCAATACCCCAAAAGCCCAATTGGACGGTGAATGGTACAACCTAAGGCCTTTGGCCCTCGAAAACAACGAATATCCCGCTGTGGCAATGGTCTTTCCCATGGGGCTGGGCATGAAATACAAGCTCAATGTCTACATGGATCTCTTTATAGAGGGGAACTATCGATTTACCCTTACGGATTACTTGGACGACATTAGTGCTTATAACATCAAAGACTCCTACCTAAGCCTCTTGGCCAGCTATGTTGACAACGGAGAAGGGCCTATGCCGGAGAGACTCCGACTGGCCGTGAGAAACCCCAAATACTTGGACGATAACGGGTTGCCCGACACCGAAAAAATCCGAAATGCAGTCTATTTTGACAAAAACGGTGAGTTTCAGCATGAAATTCGCCGTGGAAGCGGACTTGACCACCGTTATGACGGCTATTTCACATTCAACGTAGGCGTAGAAATCTACTTCTCACAAGACATCTGGGAAAACTGGCTAAGACGAGGACGAACGAAAAAGAGAAGCTGGAGATTCTGGTAG
- a CDS encoding mechanosensitive ion channel family protein, with translation MEDLLQDVKEDGLGVFLERLNNFLEYTLVTLGSSKLTVGLLIALMFSVFILVIATEWIKKIIVYKVLSRYQMDIGTRQSVGTIIRYILLIGGFVIIIQNSGIDLSALGILAGALGVGIGFGLQNITNNFISGLIILFERPIKVGDRIEVDDVNGDVIKISSRSTMIVTNDNISIIVPNSQFIDSPVINWSHNDRNIRFNFPVDVSYKEDPQKIKSVLMKVATNNDGVLKTPPPDVLFVDYGDNSINFLLRVWTSQYINKPQVLKSQLYYEIFRRFNEEGIEIPFPQRDLHLKSGFEKLNN, from the coding sequence ATGGAAGATCTCTTGCAAGATGTCAAAGAAGATGGACTGGGCGTATTTTTGGAACGCTTAAACAACTTTTTGGAATATACTCTGGTCACGCTGGGAAGCTCGAAGCTTACCGTCGGGCTCTTAATCGCGTTGATGTTTTCGGTTTTCATACTGGTAATAGCTACCGAATGGATCAAAAAAATCATTGTTTACAAGGTACTTTCCCGCTATCAGATGGATATCGGTACCCGACAGTCAGTAGGAACCATCATCCGCTATATCCTTTTGATAGGAGGTTTCGTGATCATTATCCAAAATTCCGGTATTGACCTCAGTGCACTAGGGATATTGGCAGGTGCCCTCGGCGTGGGGATTGGCTTTGGACTTCAGAACATCACCAATAATTTCATAAGTGGCCTGATCATTTTGTTTGAACGGCCTATTAAAGTCGGTGATCGAATTGAAGTTGATGACGTCAATGGAGACGTCATCAAGATTTCTTCCAGGTCTACCATGATCGTCACCAATGACAATATATCCATTATCGTCCCCAACAGCCAATTTATCGATAGCCCTGTGATCAACTGGTCACACAATGACCGGAACATCCGCTTTAACTTTCCTGTTGACGTATCTTACAAAGAGGATCCACAAAAGATCAAGTCTGTCCTGATGAAAGTCGCCACTAATAATGATGGGGTGCTCAAGACACCACCACCAGACGTACTTTTTGTGGATTATGGTGACAATAGCATCAATTTTCTCCTTCGCGTCTGGACCTCCCAATACATTAATAAACCGCAGGTCCTCAAGAGCCAATTATACTACGAAATCTTCAGGAGGTTCAATGAAGAAGGTATAGAAATCCCTTTCCCACAAAGAGATCTACATTTAAAATCTGGATTTGAAAAGTTGAACAATTAA
- a CDS encoding carbon-nitrogen hydrolase family protein — protein MSKQKEELEHRLKLRNVQLSDYNDIRELMTLIYEQKGMTYTREELKNQIKAFPEGQICIEDNGKVVAVALSVVVEYSQFGDSHTYDEITGFGKFDTHDLENGDTLYGTEVFVHPEYRGLRLGRRLYDARKELCENLNLRSIIAGGRIPGYSKHSEQMTPRKYIELVKNKEIYDPVLSFQLANEFHVRKVITKYLPEDKDSKAFATLLEWNNIYYEKDEKLIGNSKSIVRLGLVQWKMRRFNDVDDLMQQVEFFVDTVSGYKSDFCLLPEFFNAPLLAGFNDMDASEAIRNLADYTEEVLSRMRDLALSYNVNIIAGSMPEYDGKKLRNVSYLCRRDGTTDKQYKLHITPDEQAYWGLQGGNGISVFDTDAGRIGILICYDVEFPELGRILAEQEMDILFVPFWTDTKNAYLRVSTCAKARAVENECYVAITGSVGNLPRVENMDIQHSQAAIYSPSDFSFPHDAVIAEASLNTETTIVADVDLDLLTKLRKMGSVRNLAQRRLDLYSIQWKRK, from the coding sequence ATGAGTAAGCAAAAAGAGGAACTAGAGCACAGGCTCAAGCTAAGAAATGTTCAACTATCAGATTATAATGATATCCGAGAGTTGATGACATTGATATATGAGCAAAAAGGGATGACTTATACGAGGGAAGAGCTTAAAAATCAGATAAAAGCATTTCCCGAAGGACAGATCTGTATCGAGGATAATGGGAAGGTCGTGGCGGTGGCCCTAAGCGTGGTAGTGGAGTATTCGCAGTTTGGCGATAGTCATACCTATGATGAAATCACCGGCTTTGGCAAGTTTGATACCCATGATCTGGAAAACGGAGACACCCTCTATGGTACAGAAGTGTTTGTTCATCCTGAGTATCGTGGGCTGAGGCTGGGGAGAAGACTTTATGATGCCAGGAAAGAATTGTGCGAAAACCTCAATTTGAGGTCCATTATCGCTGGTGGGCGGATTCCCGGCTATAGCAAACATTCGGAGCAAATGACCCCACGAAAGTACATTGAACTGGTAAAGAACAAGGAGATCTATGACCCCGTGCTCTCTTTTCAGCTGGCCAATGAATTCCACGTTCGGAAAGTCATCACCAAATATTTGCCTGAGGACAAGGATTCCAAGGCATTTGCGACCTTATTGGAGTGGAACAATATCTACTATGAGAAAGATGAGAAGCTTATAGGGAACAGTAAGTCCATTGTCCGGCTGGGGCTGGTGCAGTGGAAAATGAGGCGGTTTAATGACGTGGACGACCTGATGCAGCAGGTGGAGTTTTTTGTGGATACTGTCTCCGGTTATAAGTCTGATTTTTGCCTTTTGCCAGAGTTTTTCAATGCTCCCTTGTTAGCAGGTTTTAATGATATGGATGCCTCTGAAGCCATCCGTAATTTGGCGGATTATACTGAAGAGGTGCTGTCACGCATGAGGGATTTGGCCCTTTCTTATAACGTCAATATCATCGCCGGGAGTATGCCGGAATACGATGGAAAGAAGCTTCGCAATGTGAGTTATCTATGTAGAAGGGATGGCACCACTGATAAACAGTACAAGCTTCATATCACTCCTGATGAGCAGGCCTATTGGGGCTTACAGGGAGGAAACGGAATTTCTGTTTTTGATACGGATGCTGGTAGGATCGGGATTTTGATCTGCTACGATGTGGAGTTTCCAGAGCTAGGGAGGATCCTCGCTGAGCAGGAGATGGATATTTTGTTTGTGCCCTTCTGGACGGATACCAAAAATGCCTATCTTCGTGTGAGTACCTGTGCGAAAGCCAGGGCAGTGGAAAACGAGTGCTATGTGGCCATCACGGGTTCTGTGGGAAATCTGCCAAGAGTGGAGAATATGGATATACAGCATTCCCAAGCGGCTATTTATTCTCCATCTGACTTCTCCTTTCCCCACGATGCGGTAATTGCGGAAGCGTCCTTGAACACCGAGACCACCATCGTGGCCGACGTGGACCTGGATTTACTGACCAAGCTGCGAAAAATGGGCAGTGTGAGGAACCTTGCCCAGCGGAGACTCGACCTCTATTCTATCCAGTGGAAGCGGAAGTGA